A section of the Triticum dicoccoides isolate Atlit2015 ecotype Zavitan chromosome 7A, WEW_v2.0, whole genome shotgun sequence genome encodes:
- the LOC119330864 gene encoding uncharacterized protein LOC119330864 yields the protein MGGGVKAKEEYRFGSSKVSPLPTVNAEEVAAAKGKKSRAKKAASRIDLDKAESLAYKARMKARESARVAKAKAEEAEEAARIAKAKAEEAEEAARAAKADAEAAAKAIEAAEEAMLLYEKEMEWAQCEEELDASMFRGRWNQQHARHGATFLEITSIPPMRYTYPTPEEKVYIETAETLQIVSLKIVSINDDSLRWPLQVFGMVAVRDILDHKRNIIFQRQRNNCQIINKNDPYLALTGPSRAVAVSMEPSHIEVSLKVKGTTKSDDKDLSELVLNFRSGCVLSDVYPSRISTIELKYDHIMCAVEATIRIKVTGGSWPDGFRGMFTAYNTGADDLKVKLLDFGDGGLPVGADGMVKLSRSVVSVDLEEMLKVSAMAYPINDDEVADSSEVALKPEMAGITPPGFVLTVGSCSMEVSVAWSLFRRRF from the exons ATGGGTGGCGGGGTTAAAGCCAAGGAGGAGTACCGCTTTGGCTCGTCCAAGGTTTCTCCCTTGCCTACGGTGAATGCCGAAGAAGTGGCCGCTGCCAAGGGGAAGAAATCCAGGGCGAAGAAGGCTGCGTCGCGGATAGACTTGGACAAGGCTGAATCCCTTGCGTATAAAGCCAGGATGAAGGCGAGGGAGTCTGCTAGGGTAGCCAAGGCCAAGGCCGAGGAGGCCGAAGAAGCTGCCAGGATAGCCAAGGCCAAGGCCGAGGAGGCTGAAGAAGCCGCCCGGGCCGCCAAGGCGGATGCTGAGGCGGCCGCCAAGGCGATAGAAGCCGCAGAAGAGGCGATGCTTCTCTATGAGAAGGAGATGGAGTGGGCGCAGTGCGAGGAAGAATTGGACGCCTCCATGTTCCGCGGCCGCTGGAACCAACAGCACGCCCGCCACGGCGCCACCTTCCTGGAAATCA CATCTATCCCACCTATGCGTTACACTTACCCTACTCCCGAGGAGAAGGTCTACATCGAGACCGCGGAAACTCTGCAGATCGTTTCTCTCAAAATCGTGTCGATCAATGACGACTCTTTACGCTGGCCACTGCAAGTGTTTGGTATGGTTGCCGTGCGTGATATCTTGGATCACAAGCGCAACATTATCTTCCAGCGACAGAGGAATAACTGCCAAATCATCAATAAGAAT GATCCGTATCTAGCATTGACAGGCCCAAGCCGTGCTGTTGCTGTGTCGATGGAACCTTCGCACATTGAGGTTTCGCTGAAAGTGAAGGGGACCACTAAATCTGATGATAAAGACCTAAGCGAGCTAGTTTTGAATTTTAGATCTGGATGCGTGCTTAGTGACGTTTACCCTAGCAGGATTAGCACAATTGAACTTAAATACGATCACATTATGTGCGCTGTGGAGGCCACGATCCGCATAAAAGTCACTGGTGGGTCTTGGCCAGATGGTTTTCGAGGTATGTTTACTGCCTACAACACTGGAGCTGATGACCTGAAAGTCAAGTTACTTGATTTTGGAGATGGTGGATTGCCTGTTGGTGCTGATGGCATGGTCAAGCTCTCACGCAGTGTGGTTTCCGTTGACCTTGAGGAGATGCTCAAAGTCTCTGCCATGGCATATCCTATTAACGATGATGAAGTTGCTGATAGCAGTGAGGTAGCCTTAAAACCTGAGATGGCTGGTATAACTCCCCCAGGTTTTGTGCTGACGGTTGGCTCATGTAGTATGGAAGTGAGTGTTGCCTGGTCCCTTTTCCGTCGTCGATTCTGA